The window CTGGTTCACTGAGACGCCGCTGCGCCGCTTCGTCGGCGCGCTGGTCGTGCTCTGCGCCGCCGCCCTGCTGCTCTCCGCCATCGGCTGCAATATGTCGGTGCGCGAGGACGAGAGCCGCGGCTCCAAGAAGGTCGACATCGAGACCCCCTTCGGCGACCTCAAGGTGCAGAACGAGGCCGACGCCAAGCAGACCGGCTTGCCCGTCTATCCCGGCGCCACCCCCAAGCCGCCCCAGCATGGCGACGACGACAAGGGCCAGGCCTCGGTCTCGATGAGCATGTTCGGCCTGAAAGTCGCCGTCATCAGCTACGTGAGCGACGACTCCCCCGACAAGGTGCTCGCCTGGTATCGCGGCGAGATGAAGCCCATGGGCAGTTTCATCGAGTGCACCGGCTCCGGCGACGTCGGCAGCGCCCACGTCGAGGGCGATTCCGACAAGGGCGGCCTCGACGACCCCGTCACCTGCGACAAGGATCCCGGCGACCGCGGCCGCAAGGTCACCCAGCTCAGGCTCGGCACCAAGGGGAACCAGAAGATCGTCGCCATCGCCGAGCGCAAGGATGGCAAGCCCGGCTCCGAGTTCGCGCTCATCCGCGTCATCGTCGGCAAGGGCAAGGGCGACACCATCTAGTTCTGAGCTGTGAGTTCTGAGTTGTGAGTTCTGAGTGAGCGCGCGCTTCGGCGCGCGCTTTCTTTTCCGCAACTCGTACTCACAACTGGCAACTCACAACTCGGCACTTGCTTGCCCTGTTCGCGTTCATTTACCTTGAGTGGCTCATGCAGATCGCCTGCCACCGCTGCGGCGCCGTGCTCGACGAAGGCACGGCCTTCTGTCCGTCCTGCGGCGCGCCCCAGATCCGCGTGAGCCCGGAGCAGGCGACGCCTCCCATGCCGCCCGGCACCCCCGGCGACCTGCAGCCGCCCGCCATGCCGGTCGCGCTGCCCGCGCCGCTCGACTGGAGCGTCGGCATCAAGGCCTGCGCCCTGATGGGCCTGGTCGCTTCGCTGCCGTCTTCCGTCCCCATCGTCTCCACGCTCTGCTGCCTCTGGCTGCTCGGCGGCGCGGCCCTGACCGTCAAGCTCTATCGCAGGTGGAGCCCCGTCAGCGAGATCACCACCGGCCAGGGCGTGCGCCTCGGCGCCGTCATGGGCCTCTGCACCTTCGCCTTCTGGGTCGTCTTTCGCATCGCGGCCGAGGCCCTCCGCGGCGGCTTCCGCCAGCGCATGGTCGAGCAGCTTCAGCGCTCCGCCGCCACCAATCCCGACCCCAACGTCCAGGAAGTCATCCGCAAGCTCGCCACTCCCGAGGGCATCGCCATCTTCGTCACTCTGATGATCGTCATCACGCTCTTCTCCTTCGTGATCTTCGGCATCGCCGGCGGCGCGCTCGGCGCTTCTCTCTGGGGCCGCCGCAAGACCTCCTAGGCCCGATTCGCCAACCCATTCAGAATCAGCTACTTAGCACGTTCCCGCCCGCCCCGGAAACCGCCCAGTAACTTGCCCGTCATCCGCCGGACGCGTATCATTCCGCTTCCCCTGAGAAGACAGGACCCTCGATGAGTTCGCTGCCCGCTCCCCGCCAGCCGCTGCTCCACGAAAAGGCTCAGCTGATGTCCGCCTCGGAGATCGAGCGCACCCTCGTCCGCCTGGCGCACGAGATCGTGGAGAAGACCGGCGTCGAGAAGCTGGCGCTGGTCGGCATCAAGCGCCGCGGCGTCCCGCTGGCCGAGCGCCTCGCCCGGCTCATCGGCCAGATCGAGAAGAAGAAGAAGGTCCCGGTCGGCACGCTCGACATCGCGCTCTACCGCGACGACCAGACCGCCGTCGGCCCCAAGCCCGTCGTCAACAAGGGCGAGTTCGGCTTCGACATCACCGGCATGGACGTCATCCTGGTCGACGACGTCCTCTAC of the Terriglobales bacterium genome contains:
- the pyrR gene encoding bifunctional pyr operon transcriptional regulator/uracil phosphoribosyltransferase PyrR, whose translation is MSSLPAPRQPLLHEKAQLMSASEIERTLVRLAHEIVEKTGVEKLALVGIKRRGVPLAERLARLIGQIEKKKKVPVGTLDIALYRDDQTAVGPKPVVNKGEFGFDITGMDVILVDDVLYTGRTTRAAMDALFDHGRPRRVQLAVLIDRGHRELPIDAAYVGRLVQTKPHEMIEVRLTETDKSEKVLLAEPEPTGKKR
- a CDS encoding zinc ribbon domain-containing protein, encoding MLALFAFIYLEWLMQIACHRCGAVLDEGTAFCPSCGAPQIRVSPEQATPPMPPGTPGDLQPPAMPVALPAPLDWSVGIKACALMGLVASLPSSVPIVSTLCCLWLLGGAALTVKLYRRWSPVSEITTGQGVRLGAVMGLCTFAFWVVFRIAAEALRGGFRQRMVEQLQRSAATNPDPNVQEVIRKLATPEGIAIFVTLMIVITLFSFVIFGIAGGALGASLWGRRKTS